A single region of the Lotus japonicus ecotype B-129 chromosome 4, LjGifu_v1.2 genome encodes:
- the LOC130714592 gene encoding uncharacterized protein LOC130714592: protein MQDDFDCVDLYKQPAFQHPLLKNHKIQLFPTFTMSTMQLGRDNKDKHSRKRCPMGKVPIFKTNIREQKINMSTSKSQLDGLNQYSQSRPRHHFATLSTTQNMMFHGASAQAAVYNLSLQANQYSLSQIWIQGGPPTDLNSIQVGCGVHPNLFGDSQVRLIAYWTADGFRKTGCFNHQCPGFVQVHREFTFGEIIGPPSIIGSDHKSLYPFKVKQDQSTGHWWLIAGKGSWAVGYWPNQLLTHLSHGSSVIRYGGETYASPNVMSPPMGSGRLPRELYKNSAFMSNLEIIDSNYNEVRVNPKYMKSNCDTTPNCYDVQYHGYEGIVFAQAFLYGGPGGQCGI, encoded by the exons ATGCAGGATGATTTTGATTGTGTTGATCTGTACAAGCAACCTGCTTTTCAACATCCTTTActgaaaaatcacaaaattcaG CTTTTTCCAACTTTTACGATGAGTACCATGCAACTTGGTAGAGATAATAAAGATAAGCATTCCAGAAAAAGATGTCCAATGGGAAAAGTGCCTATTTTCAAGACCAATATCAGGGAGCAGAAGATTAATATGTCTACTTCAAAATCACAACTTGATGGGTTAAATCAATATTCTCAAAGTCGCCCTAGGCATCAT TTTGCTACCCTTAGCACAACCCAAAATATGATGTTTCATGGAGCAAGTGCACAAGCTGCCGTGTATAACTTATCGCTTCAAGCAAACCAATATAGCTTATCTCAAATTTGGATTCAGGGTGGTCCACCTACTGATCTTAATAGTATACAAGTTGGATGTGGT GTTCATCCTAACTTATTTGGGGACAGTCAAGTGCGTTTGATCGCCTATTGGACA GCAGATGGCTTTAGAAAAACTGGATGTTTTAATCATCAATGCCCAGGTTTTGTGCAAGTCCATCGAGAATTTACCTTTGGAGAAATCATTGGTCCTCCCTCTATCATCGGATCGGATCATAAAAGTTTATATCCTTTCAAAGTCAAACAA GATCAATCCACAGGACATTGGTGGTTAATTGCTGGTAAGGGTTCATGGGCAGTTGGTTATTGGCCCAACCAATTACTTACTCACTTAAGTCATGGCTCATCTGTGATAAGATACGGTGGTGAAACATATGCTTCGCCCAATGTGATGAGTCCCCCAATGGGTAGTGGGAGGTTACCTCGGGAGTTATATAAAAATTCCGCTTTCATGTCAAATCTGGAGATCATAGATTCAAACTACAATGAAGTTAGAGTAAATCCTAAATATATGAAGTCAAATTGCGATACTACACCTAATTGTTATGACGTGCAGTACCATGGATATGAAGGAATTGTTTTTGCGCAAGCTTTTCTCTATGGTGGACCAGGTGGACAATGTGGTATATGA